In Gordonia sp. SL306, the genomic window TTCGAGTCGCCCCACCGTCTCGCGGACACCCTCGCGGACGCCACAGAGGTCTTGGGGCGCGATCGACGTGCAGCGGTGTGCCGCGAGCTCACCAAGACCTACGAAGAGGTCCGCCGCGGAACGCTCGCGGAGCTCGCCGACTGGGCCGCCGACGGTGTGAAAGGGGAGATCACCGTGGTCCTCGCGGGCGCGACTGCGCGGGTCCGTGACATGGCCGACCTCGTTGAGGAGGTCGAACAGCTCGTGGCCGACGGTGTCCGCCTCAAGGAGGCCTGTCAGGAGGTCACGCGGGGCGGCGGTGCTTCCCGGCGTGATGTCTATCAAGCGGTTCTGGCCCGTCGTCAGGAGTCGTGAGCCAGGCCTCGGCCGGATCGAGCGCGGATGCGTCCTCGGAGACATGAAGGGTCACGCCCGGGGCCAACCGGTAGGGGCGGCTGGTGAGCAGGGCGCCGACCGCACGTCGCAGCCGCGACATCTCCGCACGAACCGTCACCAAGTGCCCGGAATCGCCGAAGATCAATCGGCTCAATCGTGCCGAGGTGAGACCCGACTCCGACGCCTCGGCCAGCAGGAGCAGGATCTGGGCGTGCCGTCGCGTCAGGACGGTCTGCCAGTCGTCACCGTCGCCGGCCACGGTCAGCGTCGGTTCACCGCGTAGATCGAGTTCGGCGACAACGGGATTCGCGGGGCCGACGCGTCGCAGGAGCCATCCGGTGCCGATCTGCTGGGCGACACACGTCCCGATCCCCGGCACGAACTGATGGATGTCTTCCATTGGGGCGGCCACCGCGTCGGGCGCCGTACATCCGCGGCTGTCGGCCACCCAGCCGTCCGCGTCCACCAGGAGTGCCGGACCCCGGATGCCAGTCAGCCGTGCACCCGCATTCTTTCGCAGGTCGGCGAGAGAACGTGCGTGGGCGCCGGCGATCTCGTGCTCGCCGAGCGCTGCCATGCTGGCCGCGAACGCCGTCGACGACGGCTGCAGACCCTGCACCGGTCCGGCCAGGGAGACTATTCCGGTCAGCTGCCCGCTACGCGGATCGTGTATCGGCGCGGCGGCGCAATAGAGCGAATGCAGAGCATGATTGAAATGCTCCTGGCCGACGACACGGGTGGACCGGTGATCCGACATCACCAGCCCGACAGCCGTGGTCGCGGTCGATTCCTCGTCCCAGCGACTGCCCTCCACCAGTTCGAGGTGGTCGGCGACCCGCAGCCACCGCGAGGTCCCGCCACGCCACAGCAGGACACCGTCGGCGTCGAAGACGCCCATGAGCAGGTCAGGGTCGTCGGTGGTCTCGGCGAACACCCGTTGCAGGCGATGCGCGCCGTCGGCGAGTGCGTTGCGGTGGCGCCGGTCGTGGACCTCGCCGGGAGGCAGATGTCGCGGTGCATGTTTGTCGGCGTCGGCCCCGGTGTCGACCGCACGTTGCCACGAGGCGAGGACTTCCTTGCGGGCGGTGGGCACCGGGAGATCTCGGGTCACGTCGGCTTGAGACCGATCACCGAGGCTGCCGGCGTCGCCCGTACTCTCCGTACCTGGCAGTATGGATCGGCGCATGGTCTGACTCTACCCCAGATAGCGACATGCGAAAGGGTGCCTGTCGTGTCATCGACCGATGGGACGGACTTTGCGTCAAGCGGCGCTCAATTCACGACGAGCGTGCGTGTCGCTGCGTCGAACGGTCATCGTCCGGAGACGAATCCGAGCAGATCCCATTCACGGCGCGGTCGGTGTCGCCCCGACGATACTCGCGGCCTTGTCCAGGCACTCCTGCCATTCGCGGGCCGGATCCGAATCGATGGTGATCCCACCGCCCACCCCGAGGGTGGCCGTACCGTCCGGCGTCATCGCGACGGTACGGATCGCCACACTGAGATCGAGACCGTGTCCCGGGCCGGCCATGCCGATCGCGCCGCAGTAGACACCCCGTGGTGACGGTTCCCAATCCGCGAGCAGTTCGGCCGCGCGGATCTTCGGCGTCCCGGTGACCGACGCCGGCGGGAACGTCGCGCGCAACAACTCGTTGGTCCCGACGGCAGGGTCGACGATGGCCTCCACCCGCGACACCAGGTGCCACACCCCAGGGGCCGGTACCACCGAGAGCAGGTCTGCCACCCGGACCGTGCCGGTGACGGCGAGACGGCCGAGGTCGTTGCGTACGAGGTCGACGATCATCACGTTTTCCGCGACATCCTTCGCCGAGGCCGACAACGATTCCGGCGCCGCATCGGCCGGTACCGTCCCCTTGATCGGCGACGACGAGACGAGGTTGCCGGTCCGGCGTAGGAACGTCTCCGGCGAGAAGCTGGCCACGGTGCCCCAATCGCCTTGTAAATAGGCAGATTTCGCCGGCATCGTCGTTCCGGTGATCGACGCGAAGAACTCCAGTGGGTCGCCCTCGACGGTCCCGGTGAAGCGGGTGCACACGCAGGCCTGATAGACCTCGCCGGAGCGGATCGCCTCGAGGCACCGGTCGATGGCCGCGAGGTGCGATTCCGGCTCGGGCGGGACCCAGCTCGCCGACCACCGGTGCTCCACGGTATCGGCGGGCTCGCTCAGCGCGCGTTCGATCCATGGGGCACAGGCATTTCCGTGGATGCTCTCGTGACGCCACCGGCCGTCGCGGAGGATCAGTACCTCGTCGGTCAGCCCGCCGACCACGATCGGCAGTGGCGATTCGGTGGCGTGCACCGGAAATCCCAGATAGCCGAACCAGAACAGATCGGGGTCGTCGGGCGGCGCGAAGCCCGGGCGGAGCCCGATCGACGGCGCGATGACGGCGTCCGCGTCCCACCAGTCGCCGATCAGGGCGGCAGGCGGGGGCAGTCCGGCCGCGCGCGTGTGCGCGTGCAGCGCACGCAGGACGTCGAGCGCCGGAGCCGTCACGCCTCGTAGCGCGGGAAGATCGGCGTCGGCTTGGGCAACGAGGTGCCTGCGACGAGAGTGTCGGCGACGGCGGTGAACTGGCGATTGTCGGGATCGACGGCGAGCAGATCGAGCAGTCGGTTCGTCGACTCTGGCATCACCGGCTGGGCCAGCAGCGCGACGATGCGGACCACCTCGGCGCACACGTAGAGCACCGTCGCGGTGCGGTCGAGATCGGTTTTGGCCAGCTTCCAGGGCTCCTGGGAGGAGATGTAGCGGTTGGTGTCGGCGAGAACCGACCACAGCGCCTCGATCCCGAGATGGATCGCCTGGACGTCGAACTGGTCCCGCACTCTGGGCAACAATCCCGCGGCCTTCTCCAGCAGCGCGGCGTCCTCGGCGGTGTACGCGCCGGGGGCGGGGATCGCACCGTCGAAGTACTTGCCGATCATCGACAGACTGCGTTGTGCCAGGTTGCCGAACTCGTTGGCGAGGTCGGCGTTGATCCGGCTGACGATCGCGTCCGTCGAGTACGAGCCGTCCTGGCCGTAGGAGACCTCGCGAAGGAAGAAGTAGCGCACCGGATCGAGCCCGTACTCGTCGATGAGATTGTCCGGGTCGACGACGTTGCCGACCGATTTGCTCATCTTCTCGCCCTTGTTGAACAGGAAGCCGTGGGCGAACACGCGTTTGGGCAGTTCGATACCCGCGCTCATGAGGAAGGCAGGCCAGTAGACGCAGTGGAACCGGATGATGTCCTTGCCGATGATGTGCAGGTCGGCAGGCCAATACCGGTCGAATGTCGCCGTGTCGTCCGGGAAGCCAACGCCCGTCAGGTAGTTGGTGAGGGCATCGACCCACACGTACATGACGTGGTCGGGATGACCGGGCACCGGTACGCCCCAGTCGAAGGTGGTGCGCGAGATCGACAGGTCGGTCAGTCCGCCCTTGACGAAGCTGACGACCTCGTTGCGCCGCACGTCCGGACCCACGTACTCGGGGTGGGTCTCGTACAGCTCGAGCAGCTTGTCCTGATACGCCGACAACCGGAAGAAGTACGTCTGCTCCTCGGTCCAGGTCAGAACATGACCACTGTCGGCCGCGATGCGGTTGCCGCCCTCGTCGATGGCGGTGTCGGCCTCGGCGTAGAAGGTCTCGTCGCGGACGTCGTACCAGCCCGAGTACGTGTCCAGATAGATGTCACCGGTATCGGACATGCGTTGCCAGATGGCTTCGGAGGCGCGCTTGTGGTCGGCGTCGCTGGTCCGGATGAATCGATCGAAGCTGGATCCGAGCCGTTCCTGCAGCTCTTGGAAGCGATCGGAATTGCGCTTGGCCAGGTCCGCGGTCGGGATGCCTTCGGCCTCCGCCGTCTGCTGCATCTTCTGCCCGTGGACATCGGTGCCGGTGAGGAAGCGGACGTCGTAGCCGTCGAGACGTTTGAACCGGGCGAGCGCGTCGGTCGAGATGTACTCGTAGGCGTGACCGATGTGGGGAGCGCCGTTGGGGTAGGCGATGGCGGTCGTGATGTAGCACGGTTCGCCTGCGCCGTGCGAGGCGTGAACAGCGGATTCGGTGCGCGTCGGATCGTCGGTCATGGTGCCGCCAGAATACTTGGGTTGGCTCGCACTCCGCTGTCCGCCCCGGCCGCTGGTCACCTCATCTGTGGGTTCTCACCTTTGCCTACGCGAAGGTGAGAACCCACAGTTGAGGTGGTCCTACGCGGCTGGTCGCCGAAAGGTGCGGTCGAGGCGCGCGATCAGCGACGCCGGGCGGTCGACGTCGTGCCATCCCCAGTGGACGACGCGATTACCGAGTTCCACCAGCGCGTCGGTCCGCCCCTTCTCGTAGAGCATCAATGACTGTCCGTCTGGTCCCTCGTATTTGCACTTGCCGTCGCATTCGCCGACAGTTCGCTGCGCTTCCCAGTAGAAGTCGACCCGTGCCACCCACTCGCCCCGGCTGTCGTATAGGTCCACCTGCAGTGCAGGCATCGGCAACCCGCCGTCGACCAACTCGATCCGACTGCGGGACTCCAACACCGATTCCGCGAGCCCGTTCATCTCCGGCACGACACGGCGGGCGCGTGAGGCACCGCTCATCCGGCCGATCAGATCGAGTTCGTCAGCAAGATCGTCAGCCGTGCAGAGACCGGCATGCAGGGCCGCGTCGCCGACCGCGATGGCAGGGATGCGGGGCGCCGTCCGCGCAACGTCGACCACGGCTCGGGCCGCTGTGATCACCGGAACGCCGTCGACAGTCTCGATTGCCGGTGGGCGTCGGTCGGTGACCAACTTCATGACCGACGTCGTGCGTGTTCCCGGCGTGCGTCGGCGATCTGCGACAACGACCCGATCCGTGTCGAGACCCCAGACGGGCAGTCCCCACGCGGCGACTGCCGAGACCCCGGCCAGTGCACGTCCGGTCGCCGGAGCTCGGCGGATCCAGGCCCGCGCGAGCTCCCGGTGGCGGTGTTCCGCCGTGCCGTCGAGAGTGCCCGCGGGCACGAAGACCCCGGGTGCGAGGGTCTCGAGTTGGCCGGTCCGAGTCGCTGCACGCAGGTCGGCGTCGGTGTACCCGGCGACGATGAGTTCTTGCCTGTTGACGGCGTGGTGGAACCTGGTGAAGTCGTCCATGGGTATTGGACGTTCGGGCGCTGAGTCTGGCTCCGCCCAATCGGACGCCGTGGCAACCACCCCATCTGTGGGTTCTCACCTTCGCCCACGCGAAGGTGAGAACCCACAGATGGGGTGATTGCGTCACGCCGGCGCGGGGCGAGCCGGGCGCCCGGTCACTCCACGCGGCGGTAGGGCTCGCATCCCGGTGGCGCCTTGGGTGCCTCACGCTTGTCGAGTTCCAGGATCGGCTTGCTGACCGGGGCCGAGTCGAGGGTGAACTTCTCCCCGTGGTGGGCGAGATCGATCGGCGGACCGGACAACAGGCGATAGGTCGCGGTCTCGCGATCGATGGCCACCACGATCTTCGATTCGCGCACGGTCATCCGGAACGAGAGGTAGGTGAGCCGGTTGGGCAGCCGCGGCGCAAACGTGATCTTGCCGCCGAAATCGCGCATTCCACCGAACCCGGCGACGCAGTCCGTCCAGGCCCCGGCCAGCGCGGCGATGTGCAGCCCGCTCGAGACGTTGCTGTGCAGATCGTGCAGGTCGGTGAACACCGACTCACACATCAGGTCGTAGGACAGATCGAGGTAGCCGACCTCGGCGGCGACCACCGCTTCACAGCAGGCCGACAGCGACGAGTCGCGAACCGTCAGCGGGTAGTAGTAGTCGAAGTTGCGGATCTTCTGCTCCGGGGTGAAC contains:
- a CDS encoding helix-turn-helix domain-containing protein, with translation MRRSILPGTESTGDAGSLGDRSQADVTRDLPVPTARKEVLASWQRAVDTGADADKHAPRHLPPGEVHDRRHRNALADGAHRLQRVFAETTDDPDLLMGVFDADGVLLWRGGTSRWLRVADHLELVEGSRWDEESTATTAVGLVMSDHRSTRVVGQEHFNHALHSLYCAAAPIHDPRSGQLTGIVSLAGPVQGLQPSSTAFAASMAALGEHEIAGAHARSLADLRKNAGARLTGIRGPALLVDADGWVADSRGCTAPDAVAAPMEDIHQFVPGIGTCVAQQIGTGWLLRRVGPANPVVAELDLRGEPTLTVAGDGDDWQTVLTRRHAQILLLLAEASESGLTSARLSRLIFGDSGHLVTVRAEMSRLRRAVGALLTSRPYRLAPGVTLHVSEDASALDPAEAWLTTPDDGPEPLDRHHAGKHRRPA
- a CDS encoding aminodeoxychorismate synthase component I, with protein sequence MTAPALDVLRALHAHTRAAGLPPPAALIGDWWDADAVIAPSIGLRPGFAPPDDPDLFWFGYLGFPVHATESPLPIVVGGLTDEVLILRDGRWRHESIHGNACAPWIERALSEPADTVEHRWSASWVPPEPESHLAAIDRCLEAIRSGEVYQACVCTRFTGTVEGDPLEFFASITGTTMPAKSAYLQGDWGTVASFSPETFLRRTGNLVSSSPIKGTVPADAAPESLSASAKDVAENVMIVDLVRNDLGRLAVTGTVRVADLLSVVPAPGVWHLVSRVEAIVDPAVGTNELLRATFPPASVTGTPKIRAAELLADWEPSPRGVYCGAIGMAGPGHGLDLSVAIRTVAMTPDGTATLGVGGGITIDSDPAREWQECLDKAASIVGATPTAP
- the metG gene encoding methionine--tRNA ligase; this encodes MTDDPTRTESAVHASHGAGEPCYITTAIAYPNGAPHIGHAYEYISTDALARFKRLDGYDVRFLTGTDVHGQKMQQTAEAEGIPTADLAKRNSDRFQELQERLGSSFDRFIRTSDADHKRASEAIWQRMSDTGDIYLDTYSGWYDVRDETFYAEADTAIDEGGNRIAADSGHVLTWTEEQTYFFRLSAYQDKLLELYETHPEYVGPDVRRNEVVSFVKGGLTDLSISRTTFDWGVPVPGHPDHVMYVWVDALTNYLTGVGFPDDTATFDRYWPADLHIIGKDIIRFHCVYWPAFLMSAGIELPKRVFAHGFLFNKGEKMSKSVGNVVDPDNLIDEYGLDPVRYFFLREVSYGQDGSYSTDAIVSRINADLANEFGNLAQRSLSMIGKYFDGAIPAPGAYTAEDAALLEKAAGLLPRVRDQFDVQAIHLGIEALWSVLADTNRYISSQEPWKLAKTDLDRTATVLYVCAEVVRIVALLAQPVMPESTNRLLDLLAVDPDNRQFTAVADTLVAGTSLPKPTPIFPRYEA